Within Spinacia oleracea cultivar Varoflay chromosome 4, BTI_SOV_V1, whole genome shotgun sequence, the genomic segment GAAGAATATAAACATCTGGGACATCTTGAATGTAATGCATGTCATACACTTTTATAATGTGCCTGCAAAGTATACCGTCACTTTCAAACAGCTTGCATTCGCACTCCGCCAATTTAGTCTCCAAATTTATCTGCACGATATAATTCCGCCTGTACTTTATTGAAAATTCTTTGCGGGTTTCCTTACACAACACCCACACTCTGTCCTCCAGCTTATGATGTGCAACTTCAGCTGACACCATAGTAGTCTCAAGAGAAGTAAGGTACAGTACACGATTGCACTGCTCTTGAACCTCGAGGAATTTTGCATCTGTGTACACCTTTCTAAAGGCTCTCTCAGCACTAAATTGGGTGGCCAACGGGCGAACTGCCCTTTGATCAGCTGCATCAGCCTGTTGCTCATCGTTAGCTCTAGATTCCACTGCTTTAATATAAAATGGAGCAAACTCAAACAATCGAGTGTGCTTATCAACGAACCCATCAAAGAACCTGTTTATGCTTTCGGATCTTTGAGTGCTCTTCATTCCAGCCCAAAACATCCCGTTCATAAATGCAGGCACCCACATTTCCCTTCCATGGTATAATCCTGAAATAGTCATTGTATTTTCCAAGTTTGTGACTGAACTTGGTAAGTATGTGCCACAAGCACCATCGATGTCGGACATCAGGCATTACTTCTCGTAGGGCCTTCCTCATGGCAGCGTCTTGGTCAGTAAGAAAACCAATGGGTTTTTTGTTAGACATACATGACAACCACTCGGTAAATAACCATTCAAAGGTCTCTGAATCTTCATGGGATAACAATGCACACCCAAgcagaatggtttgaccatggtgATTAACCCCAACAAAGTTAGAAAATGGCAAGTCATACTCGTTTGTTAAGTAGGTGGAGTCAAACActacaacatctccaaactCTTCGTAAGCAGCTCTACTCCTAGCATCTACCCATATCACATCCTTTAATATGTTATCCTCACCCACCTTATGCTTGTGAAAGAAATTTTCGTTGTCAGTAGACATCGCTTTAAAGTACTTCCACATTGCATTCCAATCTCCCTCCTTCATCTTTTCTGCCTTATCCCTAGCAATGATGTTTTGAAGATCTTTTTTGGTGAATGTCACGTTCTCAACTTCATTCCTCTCGCTAGCTAGACAGTTAAATATCCGAGGAACGTTAGCACCCGAGTTGTAGTCATTAAACAACTTCCTCTTTACAAGAGAGGTGATGTCTTCCTATCGATACCTAGGAACATATCTAGATTTCCTCGGTGTTGGACATGGTTCTTATGCTCATTAACTTCCCTTTTAACCACCCATTCCCCATCCTTGGTCCTGTTGCAATACATTAGAACCGGGCAATCACATTTCTTTGACCTTTTGGTGCCAAGCTCATCCCTAGTTGAATAAACCCTTTTCCCCTCAACCCGACGCCTATACACTGCACGACCATAACATTCACACTTCCACAAGTATCCCCTCAGTTCCTTAGATTTTGCCCCCCCCTCCTTTTGCACATACGACCCTGCAGCACGGAGTATGCCAAATCCTTGTTGTCTCCCATACCTTTTGTAGTACGTATCCACTTCTTCCCAACTCTGGAATACCATCCCAACAAATGGAGGACTCACTACATCATCATCGGCTCCattttcttcttcatcatcCGTAATGTTTACTTCCTCAATTACATCCTCAATTACATCCTCATTATCATTCCCAACAAATTCAACCATATTTCTGCAACATTTTACATTTCAATTAAGTAAAAAACCCctttcaaaaccctaaccctaacaaaGATTTCAATACCTAAAAATCATTATCCATTCTCAAGGCTTATACATTCTCACTTATTTAATTATCAATACAGATTATTATAATTCACACTTAATTAATAATCATGCCTCAATTCTTACAAATTACCAATAATTTGTTTTGCTCAAGTTCAAAACATAATTGCAATTTATCAATAATTGATTACCCTAATTCATTAATTGAATATGCAAAATTCATATATTGATTTACAAAATTAAGACAAGCACATACCTTAAACTTGCTCAATGATGTGCGACCAACTGTTGATTTTTGTGGAATACCAAATTCAACTCTGCTTTCTTTATCTCTCCTAAAAcaataaacccctaaaattcgGTTTATACTGTATTTTCTATTTTCCCGCCCTTCTATTTCCATaatttcccccctttttttGGGATATTTTGGCTGGCCAATAATGTGTCGGAATAAGGGGAACCAATCTCCTCTGACAAATAGGACCTTGAAAAGGTAAAAAATATTCTCAAGATTTGGTGTTATCTTATTGACTTTcttcgtaaaattattatggTATAATACGTaccaaatataaattttttttgaatatagTATTATTTTAATACCAAATATAGTTCATTTCACATTTGGTATAAATAAAATACCTGAATTTATGTCGGGTCGTAAATTTGGTACATATATCATACCATTCCCTCAATACTGGTACGTAACAAATACCAAATTTGCATAATGGTAcaaatttaatataattttaatattttttaaaagaatGGTACAACTGAAGTACCAACCTAAGTTTAAACGTATTTCTAGTGtactaaatttgaaatttagtaTCATATGTTAACTTCTTTGTTACATATCTAAAGTATGGTACATATATAGTACCAATATCTATATTGGTACACATACAGTATATTCTCTTTTTTACCAGTTAATCAATGGTACTTGTTAAGTCCAAATGTAGTATATTTTGTCTTTCATAAATCGATACATTTCCATTTATGAATACATTTTCATCTTCAAGTTAATACTCTTTGAATTTCGACTTtaatttcaatgaagaaccaaacttcaaatacattttcaatcaGTTAAAAATTGGGAGTGTTGGGGTTCTCTATAAGTTGGTACCATCCCTTATCTCCCCTTATCTTTCTCTCTGATTTTGTTCtggtttctttctctctcctgttgGAAGCAAGAACATTTTCtggtttctttctctctcctgtaAAGGGAACAGAGGAACGCTTGCCTTAATCGAAGGAATTTCGTGGAAATATTTTCCTCCAACTTTTCGCGAAAATCTTTCCTGCAAATTGGCGAAATTTTCCCACCATGTTTTCCCCCCTCAAATTTCAGAGGATCCCGTTCTCCGTTACGGTGCAAAAGTACCATTCCAGCTCATTTTGGACACTTCTCCTTTAAAATTTAaccaatttatatttttataatggTACTTGTGTCCATTTTGAACGCAAGCCATTATGGGCTGAGAAACCCTccccaaccaaacgcccccttaaAATTTTCTACGTACTTTTGAGAAGAATAAAATTGAGGTGAGGTCAAATTTTATACTTTGT encodes:
- the LOC110794378 gene encoding protein FAR-RED ELONGATED HYPOCOTYL 3-like — protein: MVEFVGNDNEDVIEDVIEEVNITDDEEENGADDDVVSPPFVGMVFQSWEEVDTYYKRYGRQQGFGILRAAGSYVQKEGGAKSKELRGYLWKCECYGRAVYRRRVEGKRVYSTRDELGTKRSKKCDCPVLMYCNRTKDGEWVVKREVNEHKNHVQHRGNLDMFLASERNEVENVTFTKKDLQNIIARDKAEKMKEGDWNAMWKYFKAMSTDNENFFHKHKVGEDNILKDVIWVDARSRAAYEEFGDVVVFDSTYLTNEYDLPFSNFVGVNHHGQTILLGCALLSHEDSETFEWLFTEWLSCMSNKKPIGFLTDQDAAMRKALREVMPDVRHRWEMWVPAFMNGMFWAGMKSTQRSESINRFFDGFVDKHTRLFEFAPFYIKAVESRANDEQQADAADQRAVRPLATQFSAERAFRKVYTDAKFLEVQEQCNRVLYLTSLETTMVSAEVAHHKLEDRVWVLCKETRKEFSIKYRRNYIVQINLETKLAECECKLFESDGILCRHIIKVYDMHYIQDVPDVYILRRWRKDVSRKHSRVKVVYHDPSKTEDVMKHDKLMLAYEPISLKASTNPECIKIVMDTLKVLEKRLDQQLIGVKDMDADETQDDVGTPGLTQTNKKRATTPKSVTNGCSQTKNKRTTKSTPKSVNKRNKCATPPDNVIVNDPVARNKPHRTPSCRHRSCVEPKKKTPIRRRRSKTNDVTGCSQEPPTQGADDVELTHTSAGGIEMLSQDGSVGYFTSIVGGDDGLDIVGDVGDDGLGLDNVDDLLCRNSLGWDK